The following coding sequences are from one Calditrichota bacterium window:
- the amrB gene encoding AmmeMemoRadiSam system protein B produces MRKGSPGLCSPAWWGFCVVTVVGVWALLLLSNVAAQVRPPAVAGAWYSDNPTTLRTTIEKWLDQAPDAGVEGEIYGLLAPHAGYEYSGPTAAVSYRQVRGRKYDAVVILGPSHREFFSGVSVFNGEGYRTPLGVAAVDKELAAAIAKADPLISLGEAGHRGAEHSIEAQVPFLQVALPGIKIVPIAMLDDSWETCRRLGAAIASAAAGRKVLIVASSDLYHGESYAACNASDAQTLAQVESMDPQAFCKGARAGKFAACGTGPIAAMQHAAQLLGATQARVLAHTTSGDVTGQKTGYVVGYGAAVVFGSPRQQKKAGGKAAIPGRVEFAPLSEEVQQELLRMARQSIAHYLEHGTIPEFSPTHEVMKERRGVFVTITKRGELRGCIGHHESDVPLYKLVPQMAVASAFQDPRFPPLRKNELGEIKIKVSVYLTNVYQIDNLDHFVMGKHGIIMYKDGRGATYLPEVPLEAGWKTKEEELRSLCQKAGLPPDAWKEGAVFYLYETQVFEEGK; encoded by the coding sequence ATGAGGAAAGGCTCCCCTGGGCTATGCAGCCCCGCATGGTGGGGCTTCTGCGTCGTGACCGTGGTCGGCGTGTGGGCACTCTTGCTTCTTAGTAACGTCGCCGCCCAAGTGCGGCCGCCTGCAGTGGCAGGCGCCTGGTATTCGGACAACCCAACTACCCTGAGGACGACCATCGAGAAATGGCTCGACCAGGCACCCGACGCCGGCGTGGAAGGCGAAATTTACGGCCTGCTGGCGCCCCATGCCGGCTACGAGTATTCGGGGCCAACTGCCGCTGTTTCCTACCGCCAGGTGCGCGGTCGCAAGTACGATGCGGTGGTCATTCTCGGCCCCAGCCATCGCGAGTTCTTCTCGGGCGTGTCTGTGTTCAACGGGGAGGGCTACCGCACCCCGCTTGGGGTTGCTGCGGTCGACAAGGAGCTGGCCGCAGCCATTGCCAAAGCAGATCCGTTGATCTCGCTCGGCGAGGCAGGACACCGTGGGGCTGAACACTCCATCGAGGCGCAGGTACCCTTCCTGCAGGTGGCCTTGCCGGGCATCAAGATCGTGCCCATCGCCATGCTCGATGACTCGTGGGAGACCTGCCGGCGCTTGGGCGCGGCCATCGCGAGCGCAGCCGCCGGTCGCAAGGTCCTCATCGTCGCCAGCTCCGACCTCTACCACGGCGAGTCCTACGCGGCCTGCAACGCCAGTGATGCGCAGACGTTGGCCCAGGTGGAGAGCATGGATCCCCAGGCTTTCTGCAAGGGGGCGCGCGCAGGGAAGTTCGCGGCCTGCGGCACCGGCCCCATTGCAGCCATGCAGCACGCCGCCCAGCTCCTCGGAGCGACGCAGGCAAGAGTCCTCGCCCACACCACCAGCGGCGACGTCACAGGACAGAAGACCGGCTACGTGGTGGGCTATGGCGCCGCGGTGGTATTCGGGTCGCCAAGGCAGCAGAAGAAGGCAGGAGGCAAAGCGGCAATACCGGGCCGAGTGGAGTTTGCCCCGCTGAGCGAGGAGGTGCAGCAGGAACTGCTGCGCATGGCCCGCCAGAGCATTGCCCACTACCTGGAACACGGCACGATTCCGGAATTCAGCCCCACCCACGAGGTGATGAAGGAGCGGCGCGGCGTGTTCGTGACCATCACCAAAAGGGGCGAGCTGCGCGGATGCATCGGCCATCACGAAAGCGACGTGCCCCTGTACAAGCTCGTCCCGCAGATGGCGGTCGCCTCGGCGTTCCAGGACCCGCGCTTTCCCCCGTTGCGCAAGAACGAGCTGGGCGAGATCAAAATCAAAGTGTCCGTCTACCTGACGAACGTCTATCAGATCGACAATCTCGACCACTTTGTGATGGGCAAGCACGGCATCATCATGTACAAGGATGGCCGCGGGGCTACCTACCTGCCGGAGGTTCCACTCGAGGCAGGGTGGAAGACTAAGGAGGAGGAACTGCGCAGCCTCTGCCAGAAGGCCGGCCTGCCGCCCGATGCCTGGAAGGAGGGAGCCGTTTTCTATCTGTACGAGACCCAGGTCTTCGAGGAGGGCAAATGA
- a CDS encoding fused MFS/spermidine synthase yields the protein MRFRLGFAVLVMGATATVAQVVAMRELVVVFYGNELLLGLLLASWLLCTAAGSAVAGWVGRHLTGAKSVFALLQALTVLVLAATILAARASMVAWGKSQGQVVGLLPMLLTPPAVIGPVCVVLGFLYTLGCKAFAAHGLGDSIAIGRVYVLESIGATVGGLAASFLLIRYLHALQIATLLGSINLFSAWLLFFWPKKRARLPAGIAVLGGIVALAATATPLHRLGNVLFWRDYRLLHSENTPYANVAVVKADESVSFFENGLISFTYPDPEAAENLVQLALLQHPRPERVLLVGGGLGGGLQEVLKTPSVAHIDYVELDPRLITLARAYLPAEAVRALEDPRVRVHHVDGRLYVQRATRRYDVVIIGLPEPRTTMVNRFFTREFFMRVREILNPGGVVSFAVSSSENVIGEELARFLSCLRNTLASVFPEVVLFPGATAHFFASTPPTELTTDAALLLQRLHDRGITTQFVREYYLPFRLAAPRVSYLDQILERHRDERLNTDFAPVAYYFDLILWSRQVSPVTVRLFDAIAHAGSWVIWLPLVIVVLFFALAARIRSWQPRVRRWAVGWAVLCAGFSGIALEVACIVAFQAIYGYVYYRVSLLVTAFMAGLALGGMLGTRVVRRGSGIAARFKVVVGTLVLLPLATLAVMHLLPEASARIGSVTQFVLPLLLLATGALGGFQFPLANDLFAKAGTRVEGTAGTMYALDLLGASVGALVAAAIAIPVLGLPLTTVSLAFLNLSALVAVALSLRRR from the coding sequence ATGAGATTCCGGCTGGGCTTTGCCGTCCTGGTCATGGGAGCCACGGCTACCGTGGCGCAAGTGGTGGCGATGCGCGAGCTGGTAGTGGTGTTCTACGGCAACGAATTGTTGCTCGGTCTGCTTCTGGCCAGCTGGTTGCTCTGCACCGCAGCGGGCAGCGCCGTGGCGGGCTGGGTAGGACGCCATCTGACCGGGGCAAAATCCGTCTTTGCGCTATTGCAGGCACTGACAGTGCTCGTGCTAGCAGCCACCATCCTTGCCGCGCGGGCGAGTATGGTCGCATGGGGAAAGAGCCAAGGCCAGGTGGTAGGTTTGCTGCCGATGCTGTTGACCCCTCCTGCAGTCATCGGCCCGGTGTGTGTGGTCCTCGGCTTTCTCTACACCTTGGGCTGCAAGGCATTCGCTGCGCACGGCCTCGGCGATTCCATCGCCATAGGTCGTGTCTACGTACTCGAGTCGATCGGCGCCACTGTCGGCGGCTTGGCGGCCAGCTTCCTCCTCATTCGCTACTTGCACGCCCTGCAGATAGCTACACTGCTGGGAAGCATCAATCTCTTTAGCGCGTGGCTCCTTTTCTTTTGGCCGAAAAAGAGAGCCCGCCTGCCTGCGGGCATCGCCGTTCTTGGCGGAATCGTCGCCTTGGCGGCAACCGCCACGCCGCTCCATCGCTTGGGCAATGTTCTTTTCTGGCGCGACTACCGCTTGCTGCACAGCGAGAACACGCCTTACGCCAATGTCGCGGTCGTCAAGGCCGATGAAAGCGTAAGCTTCTTCGAGAATGGGCTCATCTCTTTCACGTACCCGGACCCTGAAGCCGCCGAGAATTTGGTGCAGCTGGCACTCCTCCAGCACCCGCGCCCAGAGAGGGTTCTCCTGGTAGGCGGCGGCCTCGGCGGTGGCCTGCAGGAGGTGCTGAAGACTCCTTCGGTGGCCCACATCGACTATGTGGAGCTTGACCCGCGCCTCATCACCCTGGCGCGAGCGTACCTTCCTGCCGAGGCGGTCAGGGCGCTGGAGGACCCCCGGGTGCGCGTGCACCACGTCGACGGCAGGCTGTACGTGCAGAGGGCCACCCGTCGCTACGACGTGGTCATCATTGGCTTGCCCGAACCGCGCACCACGATGGTGAACCGTTTCTTCACCCGTGAATTCTTCATGCGCGTGCGGGAGATCCTTAACCCTGGCGGGGTGGTCTCATTTGCCGTCAGTTCCTCCGAAAACGTCATCGGCGAGGAGTTGGCGCGCTTCCTCTCCTGCCTGCGGAACACCCTCGCTTCTGTGTTCCCAGAGGTGGTGCTCTTTCCCGGCGCGACGGCGCACTTTTTTGCCAGCACCCCGCCTACCGAACTGACCACCGACGCCGCACTTCTCCTCCAACGCTTGCATGACCGGGGCATAACGACCCAATTCGTCCGCGAGTACTACCTGCCCTTTCGCCTAGCCGCACCGCGCGTGAGCTATCTCGACCAAATACTCGAGCGACACAGAGATGAACGCCTCAACACCGACTTTGCGCCGGTCGCTTATTACTTTGACCTGATTCTGTGGAGCAGACAGGTCAGCCCGGTAACGGTACGTCTGTTCGATGCCATTGCCCACGCAGGCTCCTGGGTGATCTGGCTGCCGCTGGTGATTGTGGTCCTCTTCTTCGCGCTGGCGGCGCGCATCCGCTCGTGGCAGCCAAGGGTGCGACGCTGGGCTGTGGGGTGGGCAGTGCTCTGCGCCGGCTTCTCAGGGATTGCCTTGGAGGTGGCTTGCATTGTGGCGTTTCAGGCCATCTACGGCTACGTCTACTACCGGGTGTCGCTGTTGGTGACGGCCTTCATGGCGGGATTGGCCCTGGGTGGGATGTTGGGCACTCGTGTGGTGCGGCGCGGCTCAGGCATCGCAGCCAGGTTCAAGGTAGTCGTGGGGACCTTGGTGCTGCTCCCGTTGGCGACTCTGGCAGTGATGCATCTCCTGCCGGAGGCTTCTGCCCGGATCGGATCTGTGACGCAGTTTGTGCTCCCCCTGCTCCTCCTGGCAACAGGAGCACTAGGCGGCTTCCAGTTCCCTTTGGCCAATGACCTCTTTGCCAAAGCTGGAACGCGCGTGGAAGGCACTGCCGGCACCATGTACGCCCTCGACCTGCTGGGCGCCAGTGTGGGCGCCTTGGTGGCGGCAGCGATCGCCATTCCGGTGCTCGGCCTGCCGCTTACCACCGTCAGTCTGGCTTTCCTCAACCTGAGCGCCTTGGTGGCCGTCGCCCTGAGCCTGAGGAGGCGTTAG
- the hpt gene encoding hypoxanthine phosphoribosyltransferase: MPAKSEKQKAEACEGYRLMLSPRRIQRRIKELAKELSRDYRGRVPVFIGVLNGGFIFMADLIRELEIDCEVDFMKISSYGDETMTSGWVKLLKDVDCQIEGRDVVVVEDIVDSGLSIQFLHRRLQRFKPKSVKYVALLLKEGAAKVPYEVDYVGFRIPNEFVVGYGLDQAQLLRNLGGIYVKKE, from the coding sequence ATGCCAGCAAAGAGCGAGAAGCAGAAGGCTGAGGCGTGTGAGGGCTATCGGCTGATGTTGAGCCCGCGTCGCATCCAGCGGCGCATCAAAGAATTGGCCAAGGAGCTGTCCCGAGACTATCGTGGCCGCGTTCCGGTGTTTATCGGCGTGCTGAATGGTGGCTTCATCTTCATGGCCGACCTAATCAGAGAGCTGGAGATTGACTGCGAGGTCGACTTCATGAAGATCTCCAGCTATGGCGACGAGACCATGACCTCCGGCTGGGTGAAGCTGCTGAAAGACGTCGACTGCCAGATCGAGGGTCGCGATGTGGTCGTCGTCGAGGACATTGTCGACTCCGGGCTCTCCATTCAGTTCCTACACCGGCGGTTGCAGCGCTTCAAGCCCAAGTCGGTCAAGTATGTTGCGCTACTTCTCAAGGAAGGTGCTGCCAAGGTCCCTTATGAGGTGGACTACGTTGGCTTCCGCATCCCGAACGAATTCGTGGTCGGCTACGGCCTTGACCAGGCTCAGCTGCTGCGCAACCTTGGCGGTATTTACGTCAAGAAGGAGTGA
- the tilS gene encoding tRNA lysidine(34) synthetase TilS has product MLLARFEKCLQEQQLVAPGQTVVVAVSGGVDSMVLLDLFARIREPWRLQLVVAHLNHGLRGKEADRDQSFVSARAGDYGLPVVIERADVASYARQRHLSREAAAREVRYDFLRRAAQQLRAHRVALGHHANDQAETFLDHLLRGAGLAGLGGMWWQREIFVRPLLGFTRGELTEYATQHQLPFCEDSSNTDLRIRRNRLRHELLPLLATHYNPRVVEALSRACQAFQEADQGLRIIAAQQLTRDSREEGGKIVLDIAEFLRYLSVTQKYVLMEVVERMGGGRSQLDSRTLERVLRLVRQRRPGTRVSLGHGIEAAVSGRYLVIGPSAQGPFSLPVHIGREVVDPARGFVFKCSPAAWEEFQALRGTSPVLEFVDAGEVRGPLRLRSWQRGDRFFPLGMQESKKLSDFFIDAKVPHHRRHLVPLLECDKGIIWVCGLRLDERFRVTDKTKQVLKLEFQGGYASKEREAEG; this is encoded by the coding sequence ATGCTCCTCGCGCGCTTTGAAAAGTGCCTGCAGGAACAGCAGCTCGTCGCCCCGGGCCAGACGGTTGTGGTAGCAGTTTCCGGTGGTGTCGATTCGATGGTGCTGCTGGACCTCTTCGCGCGTATTCGAGAGCCCTGGCGGCTGCAGCTGGTCGTGGCGCACCTCAACCATGGTCTGCGCGGCAAAGAAGCCGACCGCGATCAGAGCTTCGTGAGCGCACGCGCTGGCGACTACGGCCTCCCCGTGGTGATTGAGCGCGCAGATGTCGCCAGCTACGCACGGCAGCGCCACCTGTCGCGTGAGGCGGCAGCACGCGAGGTGCGCTATGATTTTCTGCGCCGGGCGGCCCAGCAACTGCGCGCCCATCGCGTGGCGCTGGGCCACCATGCCAATGACCAGGCGGAGACTTTCCTCGACCATCTCCTGCGCGGAGCCGGACTCGCCGGATTGGGCGGCATGTGGTGGCAACGGGAGATCTTTGTGCGCCCGCTCCTTGGGTTCACGCGCGGCGAGCTGACCGAATACGCCACTCAACACCAGCTGCCCTTCTGCGAAGATAGTTCCAATACTGACCTCCGGATCCGCAGGAACCGACTTCGTCACGAGCTGCTGCCCCTCCTTGCTACCCACTACAACCCGCGCGTCGTGGAGGCGCTCAGCCGCGCCTGCCAGGCGTTCCAGGAAGCGGACCAAGGTTTGCGCATCATCGCCGCCCAACAGCTGACCAGAGACAGCCGAGAGGAGGGGGGAAAAATTGTTCTTGATATTGCTGAGTTTTTGCGCTATCTTTCAGTGACGCAAAAGTATGTGTTGATGGAAGTAGTGGAGCGGATGGGTGGTGGGCGCTCCCAGCTCGACAGCCGGACGCTGGAACGCGTGCTGCGCCTGGTGAGGCAGAGACGGCCGGGAACGAGGGTCAGCCTGGGGCATGGGATAGAGGCTGCCGTCTCCGGTCGCTACTTGGTGATCGGCCCGAGCGCGCAAGGGCCCTTCTCATTGCCAGTGCACATCGGCCGAGAGGTAGTTGACCCAGCGCGCGGATTTGTCTTCAAGTGTTCGCCAGCAGCGTGGGAAGAGTTCCAGGCGCTGCGCGGCACGTCCCCCGTCCTGGAGTTCGTCGACGCCGGTGAAGTCAGGGGCCCACTGCGGTTGCGCTCGTGGCAGCGCGGCGACCGCTTCTTCCCCCTGGGGATGCAGGAGAGTAAGAAACTGTCGGACTTTTTCATCGACGCCAAGGTGCCCCATCATCGCCGCCATCTCGTTCCGCTGCTGGAATGTGACAAGGGTATCATCTGGGTGTGTGGGTTGCGCCTTGATGAGCGGTTTCGCGTCACCGACAAGACGAAACAGGTACTGAAACTGGAATTCCAAGGCGGCTATGCCAGCAAAGAGCGAGAAGCAGAAGGCTGA
- a CDS encoding radical SAM protein, with protein VYLVIPTKNDDEGEIREMCQWVASDLGKETPVHFTRFHPEYRLRNLPPTPVSTLRRAREIGLKQGLHYVYVGNVPGEEGENTFCPHCGKVVIRRVGYTIRENNLKGDRCGSCGGQIAGVWR; from the coding sequence TGTCTACCTGGTTATCCCCACCAAGAATGATGACGAAGGCGAGATCCGGGAGATGTGCCAGTGGGTGGCAAGCGACTTGGGCAAAGAGACACCCGTGCACTTTACGCGCTTTCATCCTGAGTACAGGCTCAGGAACCTGCCACCCACGCCAGTGAGCACCCTGCGCAGGGCCAGGGAGATCGGCCTCAAGCAGGGGCTGCACTATGTCTACGTGGGCAATGTTCCCGGAGAGGAGGGGGAGAACACCTTCTGCCCCCACTGTGGCAAGGTGGTGATTCGACGGGTAGGCTACACTATTCGCGAGAACAATCTGAAGGGCGACCGGTGCGGTAGCTGCGGCGGGCAGATTGCCGGCGTGTGGAGGTGA
- the amrA gene encoding AmmeMemoRadiSam system protein A: MSRAKEDQPGELTEQEKQQLLQIARVAIERRLKGEPLPDFGPVSERLQQKQGAFVTLHKRGALRGCIGYIEPVSPLYLAVAEMAQAAAFEDPRFAPLTEDELPEVDIEISVLSPTREINDLEEIKVGEHGLIVQQGIRKGLLLPQVATEYHWDRTTFLRHTCLKAGLPADAYKQKGTSIKVFSAQVFGEKERED, translated from the coding sequence ATGAGTCGCGCAAAGGAAGACCAGCCGGGGGAGCTCACCGAGCAGGAGAAGCAACAGCTCCTGCAGATTGCCCGCGTTGCCATCGAGCGCCGGCTCAAGGGCGAGCCGCTCCCAGATTTTGGGCCAGTCTCTGAACGACTGCAGCAGAAGCAAGGAGCCTTTGTGACCCTGCACAAGCGCGGGGCCTTGCGGGGCTGCATTGGCTACATCGAGCCGGTGAGTCCCCTTTACCTTGCGGTGGCGGAGATGGCCCAAGCAGCAGCCTTTGAAGACCCGCGCTTTGCCCCGCTCACCGAGGACGAACTGCCAGAAGTAGATATCGAGATTTCCGTGCTCTCGCCCACGCGCGAGATCAACGACCTCGAGGAGATAAAGGTCGGGGAACACGGTCTGATTGTTCAGCAGGGAATTCGCAAGGGGCTGCTGCTTCCCCAGGTGGCAACGGAATACCACTGGGACCGCACGACGTTCTTGCGTCACACCTGCTTGAAGGCGGGCCTGCCTGCCGATGCCTACAAACAGAAGGGCACGTCCATCAAAGTATTCTCGGCGCAGGTCTTTGGGGAAAAGGAGAGGGAGGACTAA